The Verrucomicrobiota bacterium genome contains a region encoding:
- a CDS encoding TerC family protein, with translation MDWITQPEIWISLLTLTVLEIILGIDNIVFISILAGKLPAAQQAKARQTGLSLALITRVLLLCGLAFMVKLTKPLFEIPTLGIFPEPHGVSGRDLILICGGLFLLWKSTHEIHDKLEGEDGEISSRVAPRFAATVVQILLLDIVFSLDSVITAVGMARHLGVMIAAVIIALVFMLFFAGRISDFIHKHPSLKMLALSFLMLIGCALVAEGFHKEIPKGYIYFAMAFSVGVESLNIRMRAKQKPAPVELHQPYR, from the coding sequence ATGGACTGGATCACTCAACCCGAAATCTGGATCAGCCTGCTCACGCTGACGGTGCTCGAAATCATCCTGGGCATCGACAACATTGTTTTCATCTCCATCCTTGCGGGCAAACTGCCGGCGGCGCAACAAGCCAAAGCGCGGCAGACGGGCCTCAGTCTCGCGCTCATCACGCGCGTCCTGCTGCTGTGCGGACTGGCATTCATGGTCAAGCTCACCAAGCCGCTGTTCGAGATTCCCACGCTCGGAATTTTTCCTGAACCGCACGGAGTTTCAGGTCGTGACCTGATCCTCATCTGCGGTGGATTATTCCTGCTCTGGAAAAGCACGCATGAAATTCATGACAAACTCGAAGGCGAAGACGGTGAAATATCCAGCCGGGTTGCGCCCAGGTTCGCCGCCACCGTCGTGCAGATTCTCCTGCTCGACATCGTATTCTCGCTGGACTCGGTCATCACCGCCGTCGGCATGGCCAGGCATCTGGGCGTGATGATCGCCGCCGTCATCATCGCACTGGTGTTCATGCTGTTCTTTGCCGGACGCATCAGCGATTTCATTCACAAGCATCCGTCGTTGAAAATGCTGGCGCTGAGTTTCCTGATGCTGATCGGTTGTGCGCTGGTGGCCGAAGGTTTCCACAAGGAAATCCCGAAGGGTTACATCTACTTCGCAATGGCCTTCTCCGTCGGCGTGGAAAGTCTCAACATCCGGATGCGCGCGAAGCAGAAGCCCGCACCGGTGGAATTGCACCAGCCGTATCGGTAA
- the fbp gene encoding class 1 fructose-bisphosphatase — translation MPIIKTVERHFLDRKDRNPHATAEFSWLLSGITLATKIIASHIHRAGLLEIIGEAGRVNVQGEEVQKLDEIANETLVRCLGYRGNVGLLVSEEEDEPHLIKDSGEAGKYIVLFDPLDGSSNINANVSIGTIFSILHRPKADHPDVMADVLQPGHRQVAAGYVVYGSSTVLAYTAGHGVHMFTLDPAIGAFVLAQEDVKMPTAARTYSVNEAYRRSFPEGIQQYLDWVKTEDANYSLRYIGSLVADFHRTLIRGGVFLYPPTRKSPSGKLRLLYEANPLAFIAEQAGGAATDGKQRILNIKPKAMHERTPLIIGSKDEVARVQSFWKP, via the coding sequence TTGCCCATCATCAAAACCGTCGAGCGCCATTTCCTTGACCGCAAGGACCGCAACCCGCACGCGACCGCTGAATTCAGTTGGCTGCTCTCCGGCATCACGCTGGCCACCAAAATCATCGCCTCGCATATCCACCGCGCCGGGCTGCTCGAAATCATTGGCGAGGCCGGTCGTGTGAACGTGCAGGGCGAGGAAGTGCAGAAGCTCGATGAAATCGCCAACGAAACGCTCGTGCGCTGTCTCGGCTATCGCGGCAACGTCGGCCTCCTCGTTTCCGAGGAAGAGGACGAACCGCACCTCATCAAAGACTCCGGCGAGGCCGGCAAATACATCGTGCTGTTCGATCCGCTCGACGGTTCGAGCAACATCAACGCAAACGTTTCCATCGGCACGATCTTCTCGATTCTCCATCGACCAAAAGCCGATCACCCCGACGTGATGGCAGACGTTTTGCAACCAGGTCATCGGCAGGTCGCGGCAGGCTACGTGGTCTATGGCAGCAGTACGGTGCTCGCGTACACTGCCGGTCACGGCGTGCACATGTTCACGCTCGACCCGGCCATAGGCGCGTTTGTGCTGGCGCAGGAGGACGTGAAAATGCCCACTGCGGCACGCACTTACAGCGTCAACGAGGCTTACCGCCGAAGTTTTCCCGAAGGCATCCAACAATATCTGGATTGGGTGAAAACGGAGGATGCCAATTACAGTCTGCGTTACATCGGCTCGCTCGTGGCGGATTTTCATCGCACGCTGATTCGCGGCGGCGTGTTCCTGTATCCGCCGACGAGAAAATCACCATCGGGAAAATTGCGCCTGCTTTACGAAGCCAACCCGCTTGCGTTCATCGCCGAGCAGGCCGGCGGCGCTGCGACCGACGGCAAGCAGCGCATCCTCAACATCAAGCCCAAGGCCATGCACGAACGCACTCCGCTCATCATCGGTAGCAAGGACGAAGTCGCGCGCGTGCAATCGTTTTGGAAACCGTGA
- a CDS encoding type II toxin-antitoxin system prevent-host-death family antitoxin, whose translation MKAITYTAAREGLAATMDKVCRDRSPIIITRNRDQSVVMLSLADYEQLEETAYLLRSPANARRLLSAIDGLEKGKGRQRKIDLEA comes from the coding sequence ATGAAGGCGATCACTTATACCGCCGCCCGCGAAGGGCTGGCCGCCACGATGGACAAGGTCTGCCGCGACCGTTCACCCATCATCATCACACGCAACCGCGACCAGTCGGTCGTGATGCTTTCGCTGGCGGATTACGAGCAGTTGGAAGAAACCGCCTATCTGCTCCGCAGCCCGGCCAACGCCCGCCGGCTCCTGTCGGCCATTGACGGCCTGGAAAAAGGCAAGGGACGCCAGCGTAAAATTGACCTGGAGGCATGA
- a CDS encoding Txe/YoeB family addiction module toxin: MKLVFAEQAWEDYLHWQQTDKQITRRIHELIKDATRNPFSGIGKPEPLRFALAGYWSRRINGEHRMVYKVEGNHPLLAQLRYHY, translated from the coding sequence ATGAAGCTCGTCTTCGCGGAACAGGCGTGGGAGGATTATCTTCATTGGCAGCAGACCGACAAACAAATCACGCGGCGCATCCACGAATTGATCAAGGACGCGACGCGGAATCCCTTCTCCGGCATTGGCAAGCCGGAGCCGTTGCGTTTCGCGCTGGCGGGTTATTGGTCGCGCCGCATCAATGGAGAACACCGGATGGTCTACAAGGTCGAAGGCAACCATCCGCTGCTGGCGCAATTGCGATACCATTATTGA
- the mfd gene encoding transcription-repair coupling factor codes for MALDKSTTATGSLFAAVAQTPAVQTLAQRLEEGGALSCAGVSPAAQPFFAVLLRNLFPQRPIVVVVDGLKTQESFQQDIETWLKSEIRNPKSEVPTSQPSTLNPQPLFFPAWEILPHEGKLPHADVISERLETLVALAGQYEIGNLKSQIVVTSVTALLQKTFPVDELKSRTSMLVRGDRIDPLDLIDWLEEQGYEPEAQVTQKGEIALRGGILDVYPLSSPWPVRLEFFGDELESLRHFDPLTQLSRAEIVSVTLPPGGELGILKRGILDSKSQSSTLNPQLSTLLDYLPRETIFVLCEPEQLTLRADEYARQAPADDPFFIRWANILADLDSRGMTRLEVSEGDGVVGVQASACSPDMLKRELQQDQEIGSPLFASLDAFRPLGERVPEPQIADAQRREFFAQLHRWLRQGFAVHVFCNNEGERQRFTEIWEEVSPRSKAQSSKPPEGEQLWTLDPGLRTHLGTLTRGFICEAGKLVVVTDAEIFGRYKVQRPRRLKSAHAIAARSALDIDFTELEVGDYVVHLQHGIGRYLGLKSLPVSVGSPKSETECLVIEFAPNNHGDESPKLYVPVSEAHLVSKYVGAGKARPPLNTLTGTRWAKAKAHAERAVRDVASELLAIQAARELQPGHAFASDVPWQREFESAFIYEETPDQMRAIVETKSDMERAKPMDRLICGDVGFGKTEVAIRAAFKAVMDGKQVAVLVPTTVLAQQHFNVFRERMADYPVRIELLSRFRSRRAQQRVVKDLAAGSVDIVIGTHRLVQDDILFKDLGLVVIDEEQRFGVLHKEKFKLLRRLVDVLTLTATPIPRTLYLALTGARDMSTIETPPQDRLPVQTIVTPYDERTIRDAIQRELNRGGQVFFLHNRVLTIDTMAQKLRTLLPHARIVVGHGQMHSDDLEEVMTQFVNGEADVLLSTTIIESGLDIPNANTIIIDRADRFGLSDLYQLRGRVGRYKHQAYAYLLIPRHAGLLSDARKRISALKQYSTLGSGFKIAMRDLEIRGAGNLLGAEQSGHITAVGFELYCQLLKQSVASLKGEKVKPRVEVHVALDFLGMEDVPGETGSANYASRFTFHASLPHHYVPEPQHRIEIYRKLAQATDKSALGALLKELRDRFGPLPPPVELLLQTAELKILAAEKAVTTIEVKEGKLMLTRHRDFITLGGKFPRLTKTDATARLKEIKRLLLAI; via the coding sequence TTGGCGTTAGACAAATCCACGACGGCGACGGGCAGCCTGTTCGCCGCCGTTGCGCAAACTCCCGCTGTGCAAACCCTGGCGCAGCGACTGGAGGAGGGCGGCGCATTGTCTTGTGCCGGCGTCAGCCCAGCCGCCCAGCCATTCTTCGCGGTTCTGTTACGAAACTTATTCCCGCAACGCCCCATCGTCGTCGTCGTTGACGGTTTGAAAACGCAGGAAAGTTTTCAGCAGGACATCGAGACATGGTTGAAATCCGAAATCCGAAACCCGAAATCCGAGGTCCCAACCTCTCAACCCTCAACCCTCAATCCTCAACCCCTCTTCTTTCCCGCGTGGGAAATTCTGCCGCATGAAGGCAAGCTGCCGCACGCGGATGTCATCAGCGAACGCTTGGAAACCCTCGTTGCGCTGGCCGGGCAATATGAGATTGGTAATCTCAAATCTCAAATCGTCGTCACCAGTGTTACTGCTCTGCTGCAAAAAACGTTCCCGGTGGACGAATTGAAAAGCCGCACGAGCATGCTGGTGCGCGGCGACCGCATCGACCCGCTCGATTTGATCGATTGGCTGGAGGAGCAAGGTTACGAGCCGGAAGCGCAGGTGACGCAAAAGGGTGAAATTGCTTTGCGCGGCGGCATTCTGGATGTCTATCCCCTCTCCAGCCCGTGGCCGGTGCGGCTGGAATTTTTCGGCGATGAATTGGAATCGCTGCGCCACTTTGATCCGCTTACACAACTGTCGCGGGCGGAAATCGTGTCTGTCACTTTGCCTCCGGGCGGGGAGTTGGGAATTCTTAAGCGAGGAATCTTGGATTCAAAATCCCAATCCTCAACCCTCAACCCTCAACTCTCAACCTTGTTGGACTACCTGCCGCGCGAAACCATTTTTGTCCTTTGTGAGCCGGAGCAGTTGACATTGCGCGCGGATGAATACGCCCGGCAAGCTCCGGCGGACGATCCGTTTTTCATCCGGTGGGCGAACATTCTCGCCGACCTCGACTCGCGCGGCATGACGCGATTGGAAGTGAGCGAGGGCGACGGTGTTGTTGGAGTTCAAGCTTCAGCTTGCTCCCCGGACATGCTGAAGCGTGAACTCCAACAAGACCAGGAGATCGGTTCTCCACTCTTCGCTTCACTCGACGCCTTTCGCCCGCTGGGTGAACGTGTGCCCGAGCCACAAATCGCCGACGCGCAACGCCGCGAGTTCTTCGCGCAACTCCATCGTTGGTTGCGCCAGGGCTTCGCCGTCCACGTCTTCTGCAACAACGAAGGCGAGCGGCAACGCTTCACGGAGATATGGGAGGAAGTGAGTCCAAGATCGAAAGCCCAAAGTTCAAAGCCGCCCGAAGGCGAACAACTTTGGACTTTGGACCCTGGACTTCGGACTCATCTCGGCACGCTCACGCGCGGTTTCATTTGCGAAGCCGGCAAGCTCGTGGTCGTCACCGACGCAGAAATCTTCGGACGCTACAAAGTCCAGCGTCCGCGTCGGCTCAAGTCCGCGCACGCCATCGCCGCCCGCTCCGCGCTCGACATTGATTTCACGGAGCTGGAAGTAGGCGATTACGTTGTTCATCTCCAACACGGCATCGGGCGGTATCTCGGATTGAAATCGCTGCCCGTGAGCGTTGGTAGTCCGAAATCCGAAACCGAATGTTTGGTGATCGAATTCGCTCCGAACAATCATGGCGACGAATCACCGAAACTATACGTGCCCGTCTCCGAGGCGCATCTCGTCAGCAAATACGTCGGCGCGGGCAAGGCGCGACCGCCACTCAACACGCTCACCGGCACGCGTTGGGCGAAAGCCAAAGCTCACGCCGAGCGGGCTGTGCGCGACGTCGCCAGCGAGTTGCTCGCGATTCAGGCCGCGCGCGAGTTGCAGCCGGGTCACGCGTTCGCGTCCGATGTTCCCTGGCAGCGCGAATTTGAGAGTGCGTTCATTTACGAGGAAACACCCGACCAGATGCGCGCCATCGTCGAAACCAAGTCCGATATGGAACGCGCCAAGCCGATGGACCGCTTGATCTGCGGCGACGTCGGCTTCGGCAAAACGGAAGTCGCCATCCGCGCCGCCTTCAAGGCCGTGATGGATGGCAAACAAGTCGCCGTGCTCGTGCCGACGACCGTGCTGGCACAGCAGCATTTCAATGTCTTTCGCGAGCGGATGGCGGATTATCCGGTGCGGATCGAGTTGCTCTCGCGCTTCCGCAGCCGCCGCGCACAACAACGCGTCGTGAAGGATCTGGCTGCGGGTTCCGTGGACATCGTCATCGGCACGCATCGGTTGGTGCAGGACGATATTCTGTTCAAGGACCTGGGGCTGGTGGTCATCGACGAGGAACAGCGCTTCGGCGTCTTGCATAAGGAGAAGTTCAAGCTCCTGCGCCGGCTCGTCGATGTGCTCACGCTCACCGCCACACCGATTCCACGCACGCTTTACCTCGCGCTCACCGGTGCGCGCGACATGAGCACCATTGAGACGCCGCCGCAGGACCGGTTGCCGGTGCAAACCATCGTCACGCCATACGACGAGCGCACCATCCGCGACGCGATCCAGCGCGAGTTGAACCGCGGCGGCCAGGTGTTCTTCCTGCACAATCGCGTGCTGACCATTGACACCATGGCGCAGAAACTCCGCACCCTTCTGCCACACGCGCGCATCGTGGTGGGCCACGGCCAGATGCACAGCGACGACCTGGAAGAAGTGATGACGCAATTCGTGAATGGCGAAGCCGACGTGCTGCTCTCGACCACGATCATTGAAAGCGGCCTCGATATCCCGAACGCGAACACCATCATCATTGACCGCGCCGACCGATTCGGATTGAGCGATCTTTACCAATTGCGCGGGCGCGTGGGCCGCTACAAACATCAAGCATACGCCTATCTCCTGATCCCGCGTCACGCCGGGCTCTTGAGCGACGCCCGCAAACGCATCAGCGCCCTGAAACAATACTCGACACTGGGCAGCGGTTTCAAAATCGCCATGCGCGACCTGGAAATCCGCGGCGCGGGCAATTTGCTCGGCGCAGAACAAAGCGGTCACATCACGGCGGTGGGCTTCGAGCTTTACTGCCAGTTGCTCAAACAGAGTGTCGCGTCGCTCAAGGGTGAAAAGGTCAAACCGCGCGTGGAGGTTCATGTGGCGTTGGATTTTCTGGGGATGGAAGACGTGCCAGGTGAAACGGGCTCCGCGAATTACGCATCGCGTTTCACGTTTCACGCTTCACTGCCTCACCACTACGTCCCCGAACCGCAGCACCGCATCGAGATTTACCGCAAGCTCGCCCAAGCCACGGACAAATCCGCGCTCGGCGCATTACTAAAGGAACTCCGCGACCGTTTTGGTCCGTTGCCACCGCCGGTTGAGTTGTTGCTGCAAACCGCCGAATTGAAAATCCTCGCCGCCGAAAAAGCCGTGACCACCATCGAAGTCAAGGAAGGCAAACTGATGCTGACGCGCCACCGCGATTTCATCACGCTCGGCGGCAAGTTCCCCCGCTTGACCAAGACGGACGCCACAGCGCGGTTGAAGGAGATCAAGAGGTTGCTGCTTGCGATTTGA
- a CDS encoding DNA-3-methyladenine glycosylase: MFSQKLPRSFYDRDTIVVARELLGKYLVHRSQDVERVGRIVEVEAYLGPHDLAAHSARGRTERTKVMFGPPGHAYVYLIYGMYHCMNVVTEREGHASAVLLRAIEPVKNVESRTQGPGLLCRAMHIDKGLNAHDLLSDHFYIAAPSKMEPLLIVKRPRVGVDYAKHWARRHLRFYIKGNPFVSRA; encoded by the coding sequence ATGTTTTCGCAAAAACTGCCGCGCTCATTTTATGACCGGGACACCATTGTGGTCGCGAGGGAATTGCTCGGAAAGTATCTGGTTCACAGGTCGCAGGACGTCGAACGTGTCGGCAGGATTGTGGAGGTTGAGGCGTACCTCGGACCGCATGATCTCGCGGCGCATTCGGCCAGGGGAAGGACCGAACGAACGAAAGTGATGTTCGGTCCGCCGGGTCACGCCTACGTATATCTGATCTACGGGATGTATCATTGCATGAACGTGGTGACCGAACGCGAAGGTCACGCGTCCGCCGTGTTGCTGCGGGCGATTGAACCAGTGAAAAATGTCGAGAGCCGGACGCAAGGCCCGGGCCTGCTTTGCCGGGCAATGCACATCGACAAGGGACTAAACGCGCATGACCTGCTCAGCGACCATTTCTACATCGCCGCGCCGTCGAAGATGGAACCCCTGTTGATCGTCAAGCGACCGCGCGTGGGCGTGGATTACGCCAAGCACTGGGCCAGGCGGCATTTGCGGTTTTACATCAAGGGCAATCCGTTCGTCTCGCGGGCATAG
- a CDS encoding DUF1080 domain-containing protein: MRYIFRIRWMLLTFLCGNAIGADELPMRATEGADGFVSLFDGRSLSSWETPDPSYWSVEEGAITGRISKEHPCTVNQYLVWRGGELADFELKLKSRINGEGGINNGFQFRSRLLPDHDICGYQVDNNLQTPWLARLYDEFGRHTLAWRGERAVFDTEGNRTVTKIADAEGDAWFRLGDWHEYHLTCVSNRITLRINGRLAAEVEDNDPRRHELQGVLALQLHSGPTTVAQFKDIRLKVLKPATKAAESAASPAGQKRVALQREAVAWWSLDTGGHGARPRLQHIPGWEKFELNVRAAGPGAHPGANVVLLHGAYLDAGPDLHAGDTQLTVFLRARDPSGVWNAALFGKGGGGNDVYFNLSSMNLVGKPSTEIGFETEIGFEIKTERGYARVSFPLSQIETKAWHDLAGRYDGKTLELFCDGRRMAGKPWSGKLIMNREPMLIGAQAGSGRIVRHFEGELEEAAL; the protein is encoded by the coding sequence ATGAGATACATTTTCCGCATTCGATGGATGCTGCTCACTTTTCTTTGCGGCAATGCAATTGGCGCGGATGAGTTGCCCATGCGCGCCACCGAAGGCGCGGACGGTTTCGTGTCCCTCTTTGATGGCCGCTCGCTATCAAGCTGGGAAACGCCGGATCCAAGTTACTGGTCGGTCGAGGAAGGCGCCATCACGGGCCGCATCTCCAAGGAACATCCCTGCACGGTGAACCAGTATCTCGTCTGGCGAGGCGGTGAGTTGGCGGACTTCGAGCTTAAACTCAAATCGCGCATCAACGGCGAAGGCGGCATCAACAACGGTTTTCAGTTTCGCAGCCGGCTCCTGCCCGATCACGACATCTGCGGCTATCAGGTCGATAACAATCTCCAGACGCCGTGGCTCGCGCGGCTGTATGATGAGTTTGGACGTCACACGCTCGCCTGGCGCGGGGAACGCGCCGTCTTCGACACGGAAGGCAATCGCACCGTGACGAAAATTGCCGATGCGGAAGGCGACGCATGGTTTCGCCTCGGAGACTGGCATGAGTATCACCTGACTTGCGTCAGCAACCGGATTACGCTTCGGATCAATGGCCGGCTGGCCGCCGAAGTGGAGGACAACGACCCGCGACGACACGAATTGCAGGGTGTGCTGGCGCTCCAACTCCACAGTGGTCCAACGACGGTGGCGCAGTTCAAGGACATCCGCCTCAAAGTGCTCAAGCCGGCCACGAAAGCAGCCGAATCTGCCGCATCCCCCGCCGGGCAAAAACGTGTGGCGTTACAGCGCGAAGCGGTGGCTTGGTGGTCGTTGGACACCGGCGGGCACGGTGCGCGACCGCGCTTGCAACACATCCCCGGCTGGGAAAAGTTCGAACTGAATGTGCGCGCCGCCGGGCCTGGCGCGCACCCCGGCGCGAACGTGGTGTTGCTGCACGGCGCGTATTTAGACGCCGGACCGGATCTGCACGCCGGAGATACCCAACTCACCGTCTTTCTCCGCGCGCGAGATCCCAGCGGCGTGTGGAACGCAGCGCTGTTTGGCAAGGGTGGAGGCGGGAACGATGTCTATTTCAACCTGTCCAGCATGAATCTTGTTGGCAAACCGAGCACGGAGATTGGATTCGAGACGGAGATTGGATTCGAGATTAAGACCGAGCGAGGATATGCGAGGGTCAGCTTTCCGCTTTCACAGATCGAAACCAAAGCATGGCATGACCTCGCCGGCCGCTACGATGGCAAGACGCTGGAACTTTTCTGTGACGGTCGCCGCATGGCCGGCAAGCCATGGAGCGGCAAACTTATTATGAATCGCGAACCCATGCTAATTGGAGCACAAGCAGGTTCAGGAAGGATCGTGCGGCATTTCGAAGGCGAACTGGAAGAAGCGGCGCTGTAG
- a CDS encoding SGNH/GDSL hydrolase family protein, producing the protein MRIATFTALALVTSILSSFGQPKQIAPRDANQPAAKDPAFEPVTDDPRLPRVLLIGDSISICYTVPVRTLLKGKANVHSIPDIGGPTTNGLVNLRQWLGDSKWDVIHFNWGLHDLRIMPDGERQVAPEVYEKNLRELVRQLKATGAKLIWASTTPVPQPEEKLGVKRRSADVPVYNTIAKNVMDENQIAIDDLYSFALPRLAEIQLPVNVHFNPEGSVVLAKSVTAIIESVLPGKSQ; encoded by the coding sequence ATGAGAATCGCGACATTCACTGCTTTGGCGCTCGTTACATCCATCCTGTCGAGCTTCGGACAGCCCAAACAAATTGCACCACGGGATGCGAACCAGCCCGCAGCAAAAGATCCGGCCTTCGAACCGGTCACCGACGATCCAAGACTTCCGCGAGTTTTGCTCATCGGTGATTCCATCTCTATTTGTTACACCGTGCCCGTGCGAACTCTGCTGAAGGGTAAGGCCAATGTTCACAGCATTCCGGATATCGGCGGGCCGACGACCAACGGCTTGGTGAACTTGCGGCAATGGCTGGGCGACAGCAAATGGGATGTGATTCATTTCAATTGGGGATTGCATGATTTGAGGATCATGCCGGACGGCGAGCGGCAGGTGGCGCCGGAAGTTTACGAGAAAAATTTGCGTGAACTGGTGCGCCAGTTGAAGGCGACGGGTGCAAAATTGATCTGGGCCAGCACCACGCCGGTGCCGCAGCCGGAGGAGAAACTCGGCGTAAAGCGCCGTTCTGCCGATGTGCCGGTTTACAATACTATCGCCAAGAACGTGATGGACGAGAATCAGATTGCCATCGACGACCTCTACAGTTTCGCGTTACCTCGGTTGGCAGAAATCCAGCTACCGGTAAACGTTCACTTTAATCCGGAAGGTTCAGTCGTGCTCGCGAAATCAGTGACCGCAATCATTGAGTCTGTTTTACCCGGAAAGAGCCAATAG
- a CDS encoding sugar phosphate isomerase/epimerase, which produces MAAKSDEISRRQAVTRAGVLVGATLISGCQTTVQPESRPALANASAGFLFCLNSATIRGQKLGIVKEIEVAAQAGYQAIEPWVDSIAAYQKQGGSLPDLKRRIADLGLTVESAIAFPQWIVDDEAKRAKGLEQAKVEMDLVAQIGAKRLAAPPAGATDLPRLDLLKAAERYRALLEAGDQLGVVPQLELWGFSKNLNRLGECACVAIETGHPKACVLVDVYHLYKGGSDFHGLGLLGKNAVQVLHMNDYPADPPRERIDDSYRVYPGDGVAPVTEILRLLHSAGGQTVLSLELFNRKLWAMDALEVARAGLDKMKLAVNKALGR; this is translated from the coding sequence ATGGCTGCCAAATCGGACGAAATCTCCCGACGTCAGGCGGTGACGCGCGCGGGCGTGTTGGTCGGCGCAACCCTCATCAGTGGTTGTCAAACGACCGTGCAACCTGAATCCAGACCGGCCCTTGCCAATGCGAGCGCCGGTTTTTTGTTTTGTCTGAATTCGGCCACCATCCGCGGACAGAAACTGGGGATCGTCAAAGAAATCGAGGTCGCGGCTCAGGCCGGTTATCAAGCCATCGAGCCGTGGGTCGATTCCATCGCGGCTTACCAGAAGCAGGGTGGTTCGTTGCCAGATTTAAAACGGCGGATCGCCGATCTTGGGCTTACGGTGGAAAGCGCAATCGCCTTCCCGCAATGGATCGTGGATGACGAGGCCAAGCGCGCGAAGGGCCTGGAGCAGGCGAAAGTGGAAATGGATTTGGTGGCGCAAATCGGTGCCAAACGATTGGCCGCGCCGCCGGCTGGCGCAACTGATTTGCCGCGACTGGATTTGCTGAAAGCTGCAGAACGTTACCGCGCGTTGCTGGAAGCGGGCGATCAGCTCGGCGTCGTGCCGCAACTTGAACTGTGGGGGTTCTCAAAGAATCTCAATCGGCTGGGCGAATGCGCATGTGTGGCCATCGAAACCGGCCATCCCAAGGCTTGCGTGCTGGTGGATGTTTATCATCTTTACAAAGGCGGCTCAGATTTTCACGGCCTTGGACTGCTCGGGAAGAACGCAGTTCAAGTCCTGCACATGAACGATTACCCCGCCGACCCGCCGCGCGAACGCATCGACGACAGTTATCGCGTTTATCCCGGTGACGGCGTTGCCCCTGTGACGGAGATTCTCCGCTTGTTGCATTCGGCGGGCGGACAAACCGTGTTGTCCCTCGAGTTGTTCAATCGGAAACTTTGGGCAATGGACGCTTTGGAGGTCGCAAGAGCAGGTCTGGACAAGATGAAGTTGGCGGTGAACAAGGCACTCGGTCGTTGA
- a CDS encoding DegT/DnrJ/EryC1/StrS family aminotransferase → MNQPIPYLDLPAQLRPLRKELDAVIAKTLDNCSFCLGPDVAQFERDFARYCGAQHAVGFNSGTSALHVAMRLLNIGPGDEVITTPHTFVATSWAISYVGARPIFVDIDDQTFTLDPTRVERAITPRTKAIMPVHLYGHPCDLDPLLAICRKRGLSLVEDACQSHGAKYRGKTVGTFGALAGFSFYPGKNLGACGEGGALVTNDEAHAARARSLREHGSTQRYYHDEIGFNYRMEGIQGAVLGVKLKRLEQWTQGRRRVAQRYHELLADTPLQLPREADYAESVYHLYVVRHPRRDELKKHLEAHKIGCALHYPVPLHLQKCYGSLGHRAGDFPVVEKAARECLSLPIYPELTEEQIQQVAMVIHDFFKA, encoded by the coding sequence ATGAATCAACCCATCCCTTATCTCGATCTGCCGGCGCAACTGCGACCCTTGCGCAAAGAACTCGATGCCGTCATCGCCAAAACCTTGGACAACTGCTCGTTTTGTCTCGGCCCGGATGTCGCCCAATTTGAGCGCGACTTCGCCCGCTACTGCGGGGCGCAACATGCGGTTGGTTTCAACAGCGGCACTTCGGCGCTTCATGTGGCGATGCGGCTGCTAAACATCGGCCCGGGTGACGAAGTCATCACCACCCCTCACACCTTCGTGGCGACGAGTTGGGCGATCTCTTATGTCGGCGCCCGCCCGATCTTCGTGGACATTGACGATCAGACCTTCACCTTGGATCCCACACGGGTCGAGCGAGCCATTACCCCGCGCACCAAGGCCATCATGCCAGTCCATTTGTATGGGCATCCTTGCGATCTGGATCCCTTGCTGGCGATCTGCCGCAAACGCGGCCTGTCGTTGGTAGAAGATGCCTGTCAGTCTCACGGCGCCAAATATCGGGGCAAAACCGTCGGAACATTCGGAGCGCTGGCCGGCTTCAGTTTTTATCCTGGAAAAAACCTGGGCGCCTGCGGCGAAGGCGGCGCCTTGGTGACAAACGACGAAGCACATGCCGCCCGCGCCCGTTCGTTACGCGAACATGGTTCCACTCAGCGTTACTATCACGACGAGATCGGGTTCAATTATCGAATGGAAGGAATTCAAGGCGCGGTTCTTGGGGTGAAGCTGAAGCGCCTGGAACAATGGACACAGGGACGCCGGCGCGTGGCGCAGCGGTATCACGAGTTGCTCGCGGACACGCCGCTGCAATTGCCGCGGGAAGCGGATTACGCGGAGAGCGTGTACCATCTCTACGTCGTGCGTCACCCGCGTCGTGATGAACTGAAGAAACATCTGGAGGCTCACAAAATTGGCTGTGCTCTGCATTATCCGGTACCGCTCCACCTTCAAAAATGTTATGGTTCGCTCGGCCACCGCGCCGGTGATTTTCCCGTGGTGGAAAAGGCGGCGCGCGAATGTCTGAGCCTGCCGATCTATCCGGAACTGACAGAGGAACAGATCCAGCAGGTCGCGATGGTAATTCATGACTTTTTCAAAGCGTGA